In one window of Psychrobacter sp. P2G3 DNA:
- a CDS encoding GNAT family N-acetyltransferase produces MNKEQINKEQTGKNHLNRESVFLRQAEADDIDALEQLLNRCYRETEGWTNEADLVGGIRITQAELASIIANPKHYLFIYPKTTTGERDADETGELLGCIAVDIKVDDNTNKSDLNRTDNDNKAYIGMFAVHPELQGQGVGNVILQAAETFAERHLKSNSQPTRLTMSILSHRPELLAYYQRRGYQLNGNKMPFPYDGNNGEPKRQDLELLELEKIVNA; encoded by the coding sequence ATGAATAAAGAACAGATAAATAAAGAACAGACAGGCAAAAACCACTTGAATAGAGAATCAGTATTTTTACGACAAGCAGAAGCGGATGATATTGACGCACTCGAACAGCTGCTCAACCGCTGCTATCGTGAGACGGAAGGCTGGACCAATGAAGCAGATCTCGTCGGTGGCATTCGTATCACTCAAGCTGAGCTGGCAAGCATCATTGCCAATCCAAAACACTATCTGTTCATTTATCCAAAAACGACGACTGGCGAACGCGATGCAGATGAAACCGGTGAGCTGTTGGGTTGTATTGCAGTCGATATAAAAGTTGATGACAATACAAATAAGAGCGACCTTAATAGGACTGACAATGATAACAAAGCTTATATTGGTATGTTTGCCGTACATCCAGAGCTGCAGGGGCAGGGCGTTGGTAATGTAATATTACAAGCCGCTGAAACTTTCGCTGAAAGACATTTAAAAAGTAACAGCCAACCAACCCGTCTTACTATGTCTATTTTAAGCCATCGCCCTGAGCTATTGGCTTACTATCAGCGCCGTGGTTATCAGTTGAATGGTAATAAGATGCCATTTCCATATGATGGCAATAATGGCGAACCAAAACGTCAGGATTTAGAGTTGTTAGAGTTAGAGAAAATCGTTAACGCTTAA
- the gorA gene encoding glutathione-disulfide reductase — protein sequence MTKHYDYISIGGGSGGIASINRAASYGKKCAIIEADQLGGTCVNWGCVPKKVMWYGAQVAEAIEKYAPDYGFDVEVKGFDFQKLVNSRQQYIQNIHRSYDNNLAKNGVEVIKGFAKFIDTNTVEVNGEHITADHILIATGGHPILPNIKGAEHGIDSDGFFRLNHLPKRVAIVGAGYIAVEIAGVLNSLGAEVHLYVRQHSPLRSFDHTIVEALLIEMEQDGIQLHTETTLTEVNKNEDGSLELCTKDGALDTVDCLIWAIGRAPSTDTINLDVTGVETTDNGKIKVDKFQNTNVEGIYAVGDIIENSIDLTPVAIAAGRRLSERLFNDKTDEHLVYDLIPTVIFTHPAIGTIGLSEIDAINHHGKDNIKCYTSTFTSMYSAVTQHRQKCVMKLVCLGDDEKVIGLHGIGYGVDEMIQGFAVAIKMGATKADFDDTVAIHPTGSEEFVTMR from the coding sequence ATGACAAAACATTATGATTATATTTCCATTGGCGGCGGTAGCGGCGGTATTGCTTCGATCAATCGAGCCGCGAGCTATGGCAAAAAATGCGCCATTATCGAAGCTGACCAATTGGGCGGCACCTGCGTAAACTGGGGCTGCGTACCTAAAAAGGTGATGTGGTATGGGGCACAAGTTGCCGAAGCCATCGAAAAATATGCGCCTGATTATGGCTTTGACGTGGAAGTAAAAGGCTTTGATTTTCAAAAGCTGGTCAATAGTCGTCAACAGTATATCCAAAACATTCACCGCTCTTATGATAATAACTTGGCGAAAAATGGCGTTGAAGTGATAAAGGGTTTTGCCAAATTTATCGATACCAATACGGTCGAGGTTAATGGCGAACACATTACCGCTGACCATATTTTGATTGCTACAGGCGGTCACCCTATTCTTCCTAATATCAAAGGCGCAGAACACGGTATTGATTCTGATGGATTTTTTAGGTTAAACCATTTGCCAAAACGTGTGGCTATCGTCGGCGCAGGATATATCGCTGTTGAGATCGCGGGCGTACTTAACAGTCTAGGCGCTGAGGTGCATTTGTATGTTCGTCAGCATTCACCGCTACGCTCATTTGATCATACTATCGTCGAGGCCTTGCTGATAGAAATGGAGCAAGACGGCATTCAACTGCATACTGAAACCACCCTTACTGAAGTCAATAAGAATGAAGATGGCAGTTTAGAGTTATGTACCAAAGATGGCGCTCTTGATACCGTAGATTGCTTGATTTGGGCGATTGGTCGCGCGCCTTCCACCGATACTATCAACTTGGATGTCACAGGCGTTGAGACGACGGACAACGGCAAAATCAAAGTCGATAAGTTCCAAAATACTAATGTTGAAGGCATTTATGCGGTTGGCGATATTATTGAGAACAGTATTGATTTGACGCCAGTGGCTATCGCGGCGGGTCGTAGGTTGTCTGAGCGCTTGTTTAATGACAAAACCGATGAGCATTTAGTTTATGATCTTATCCCGACGGTTATCTTTACCCACCCTGCTATCGGCACTATTGGCTTGTCTGAGATTGACGCTATCAATCATCATGGCAAGGACAATATCAAATGCTACACCTCGACATTTACCTCTATGTATAGCGCGGTGACTCAGCATCGTCAAAAGTGCGTGATGAAGCTAGTGTGCTTAGGAGATGATGAAAAAGTTATCGGTTTGCATGGTATTGGTTATGGTGTTGATGAGATGATTCAAGGCTTTGCGGTGGCGATAAAAATGGGCGCGACTAAGGCTGACTTTGATGATACCGTTGCTATTCATCCTACAGGTTCGGAAGAATTTGTGACGATGCGTTAG
- a CDS encoding threonine/serine exporter family protein yields MWFIDTVVLSCIITLGWTLMFSVPKRYILPCLLMTAFGFGLKTALVYQHIHLVVASFFGAMLASFLGVYFSKKYTLPPKALISPSVICMMPGIAAYKAMVSMVQIGYFGFSDELFSQMMVYLFEALFVTSGLVLGLSIPGLLFYRRRAIV; encoded by the coding sequence ATGTGGTTCATTGATACCGTGGTATTGTCATGTATCATTACCCTTGGTTGGACGCTTATGTTCAGCGTACCCAAACGCTATATTCTACCTTGTTTGCTGATGACCGCGTTTGGGTTCGGGCTAAAAACAGCGCTTGTCTATCAGCACATACATCTCGTGGTAGCCAGCTTTTTTGGAGCGATGCTTGCCAGCTTTTTGGGGGTGTACTTTTCTAAAAAATATACCCTACCACCCAAAGCATTAATCTCACCAAGCGTCATCTGTATGATGCCAGGTATCGCCGCTTATAAGGCGATGGTCAGTATGGTGCAGATTGGCTATTTTGGCTTTTCGGACGAATTATTTAGCCAAATGATGGTGTATTTGTTTGAGGCGTTGTTTGTGACCTCAGGATTGGTGCTGGGTTTGTCCATTCCTGGGCTGTTATTTTATAGACGTCGTGCCATTGTATAG